A stretch of Prunus dulcis chromosome 6, ALMONDv2, whole genome shotgun sequence DNA encodes these proteins:
- the LOC117631708 gene encoding phytosulfokines 3-like, producing MARVKALFFLAVLLCSTLVYAARPEPAFSAATSAKTQFEGVETEFDEVANESCEGAGEEECLMRRTLAAHVDYIYTQKHNP from the exons ATGGCCCGAGTTAAAGCCCTCTTCTTCCTAGCCGTCCTCCTCTGCTCTACTTTAGTCTATGCAGCCAGACCAGAACCAGCTTTTTCTGCAGCCACTTCTGCAAAAACCCAATTTGAG GGTGTTGAAACAGAGTTTGATGAGGTGGCGAATGAGAGCTGTGAAGGAGCTGGGGAGGAGGAGTGCTTAATGAGAAGGACTCTGGCAGCTCATGTGGATTACATCTATACACAGAAGCATAATCCTTGA
- the LOC117631796 gene encoding light-inducible protein CPRF2-like yields the protein MLSTVPAMLASDSLLHFPAFDGGFTPGGGGFTPWDCSELFPAIQSPKPTISTLSSGPVQSPKPVISSSGSDDDPNRSVEPVRMNRTHANAKSCPNDASNRAVSVVDERKRRRMISNRESARRSRMRKQKHLENLRNQVNRLRIENRELKNRLSYVLYHFQRVRTDNDRLQSEHVLLRQKLSDIRQILVYRQLQHMSSAWPCNTVIPEQTPSLIA from the coding sequence ATGTTGTCTACTGTTCCCGCCATGCTTGCCTCTGACTCCCTCCTCCATTTCCCTGCTTTCGACGGGGGATTTACCCCCGGCGGCGGCGGCTTCACGCCGTGGGATTGCTCGGAACTTTTTCCAGCAATTCAATCCCCGAAACCCACAATCTCAACCCTGAGTTCTGGTCCGGTCCAGTCTCCAAAACCGGTCATTTCGAGTTCCGGTTCAGATGACGACCCAAATCGGTCGGTTGAACCGGTCCGGATGAACCGGACCCATGCCAATGCGAAGTCATGCCCAAATGATGCCTCGAACCGGGCGGTTTCTGTGGTGgacgagaggaagaggaggcgGATGATATCGAACCGGGAGTCGGCGAGGCGGTCTCGGATGCGAAAACAAAAGCACTTAGAAAACCTAAGGAACCAGGTGAACCGGCTTAGGATTGAGAACAGGGAACTGAAGAACCGGTTGAGTTACGTTTTGTACCATTTTCAGCGGGTTCGGACCGACAACGATAGGCTCCAATCCGAACACGTCCTGCTCCGACAGAAACTGTCGGACATACGTCAAATTTTGGTTTACCGGCAACTACAGCACATGTCTTCTGCATGGCCATGCAACACCGTTATTCCGGAACAAACCCCATCATTAATTGCGTAA
- the LOC117632343 gene encoding uncharacterized protein LOC117632343, whose protein sequence is MKPKQVLTTAFKHMQNLALGLHYKLRSCHMQEKICGMASYHPLHSRSMDSISNPKGCTNLSYFRGCADANADAEPKEMTASPNTNCGVPPVCKKLDGLAAWLFHSVAEAFFASLLRCSCIHIDTKDDPDDIFYIPLNRSQVEEEEEDGGIQISIANVVSENY, encoded by the exons ATGAAACCAAAACAAGTTTTGACTACAGCATTCAAACACATGCAAAACTTGGCTCTTGGTCTGCATTACAAGCTGAGATCTTGCCATATGCAAGAGAAAATATGTG GTATGGCTAGCTACCATCCTCTTCATTCCCGATCAATGGATTCAATAAGCAATCCAAAAGGCTGCACCAACTTGTCCTATTTCAGAGGCTGTGCAGACGCCAATGCAGACGCCGAGCCCAAAGAAATGACAGCATCACCAAACACAAATTGTGGAGTTCCTCCCGTCTGCAAAAAGCTCGACGGATTGGCAGCCTGGCTTTTCCACTCCGTGGCAGAAGCTTTCTTTGCATCTCTTCTACGCTGCTCTTGCATTCACATCGACACAAAAGACGACCCTGATGATATTTTCTACATCCCTCTTAATAGGAGCcaggtggaggaggaggaggaggatggtGGCATTCAAATCTCAATAGCAAATGTGGTTTCTGAAAACTATTAA